ACAGCTGTGGGACGCACGGACCCACCGTCGCCTCGGCACCCTCGACACGGTCACCAAAATGGTCAGCTCCGTAGCCTTCAGCCCGGACGGCAGCACCCTGGCAACAGCGGGCTGGGACGGCAAACTGCGGCTGTGGGACGTGCAGCACCGCCGCCTCACGGCAACGCTCACGGGCCACACCGACTCCGCGCAGTCGGTGGCCTTCACCCCGGACGGGAAAACCCTCGCCAGCAGCGGCCGGGACGCCACGGCGAGACTGTGGGATGTACGCACCCACCGCCGCCTCGCCACCCTCAGCGGCCACACCGGCACCATCTGGTCGGCCGTCGTCAGCCCGGACGGCAAGACCCTGGCAACTACCGGCGACGACCGGGCAGTACGCCTGTGGGACCTTCGGACCTACAGGCAACTGGCCCTGCTCACCGGCCACACCGGCGTCCTGCGCTCGGCCCTCTTCGCTCCGGACGGGAACACCCTCACCACCAGCAGCGACGACGGGACCGTACGGCTGTGGGACACCGACGCCTTCAATGACCTCGCCACCCTCACCGACAAGGCCTGCGCGATCGCGGGCCGGTCCCTGACCGAACGGGAATGGCACCGCTACATCCCCGACAAGATCGCATACCACCGGATCTGCCCCTGACCCGTGACCGGAGCCATGACAAGGTTCCGCACGATGCCCCGCCCCTGGCCAGAAACGAGTCACTGAACCCGCTCCGGGATCCTCGCCCCCTGGCCCGTCGACGACTACCTCGCCCTGCTCAACGCCTGCCGCCACGATCTCACCGAGCTGCGCCAGGTGTTCGCCGAACTGCACCGGCTGCCGCGGCCGGCCGACGCCCGGTACCGCAGAGAAGATCGTGTACTCCACGACACTTGACTCGGTGTCCACCGCGAGGACCAGGATCGAGCGGACCTTCGACCCCGACGCGATACGCACACTCAACGCCGAGTCCGCGCACGACCTCACCATCGACGGCCCGAACCTCGCCAGGCGATCGCGGCTGGCCTGGTGGACGACTACCACCTGTTCATCGAGCGTGGTCGGCGGCGGCAAGCGGTCCTTCCCCGACGGCGTACGCCTCGATCTCGGACCGGTTAGCGTTATCCAGCCGGTGCTCGGCTCACGCGCGCCGTTCGAACTGGGCAACTTGATCATCGCCGAGGACCCTGTTGTCCATACCGCAATTTGATCTCGCCAACACGCGCCGATGCACCCGTGAGCGAGGCGGCGCCCAGGCGCGGGCGTCAAAGCGCCCTGAGTGGCCGGTAAGGGAGTTGGGGCCACGGCCGACTGCTGATCATGACAGGATGGTGCTCATGGGGGACGTAAATCTCGCTTTTGATGACGGCTCGGTGGTGCGCCTGCACCTCACTCCTGCGCTCGAGGACATCTCTGCAATGCCCGAGCGGGGCACAAGCCAGCGCGAAACCGAAGCGAGCGAACCTCTCGACCTTCCAGCGGACTTCGGATCAGCCCTGCCCGTGAGCGTCAACGAACGTGCGGCGCAGGCCCTCACCCGAGGCGGCGAAGCGCTCGCCGAGGCTCTGCGTCCTTTGGGCGGCGTGCTTGACGGAATCCACCAGTCGTTCACCGAATCGACCCGGCGGCCGAACGAGGTCACCGTCGAGTTCGGCGTGACCTTGGGGAGCGATTTCAGCCTCGGGGTCTTCTCGGGGAAGGGTGAGGCGAGTTTCACCGTATCCGCCACCTGGAACTTCACCGACTCACCGGACGTGCCCGTCCCGGAAGAGCTGCCTTCCCTGAACAGGGCGGCTGCGAACGGGGCGGCTTCTCCCTCCGCGTCGTGACGGAAGGCTGTACCGGGTGATCCCTTCCACTCACAGTGACGCGGCACTTCGCCGGTCGTTCGTGTCCGTCCAAGGGCAGAAAGAGTTCGTCGGCGCTGGCGTTCTGATCTCTAACTCCCTGGTCCTCACCTGTGCCCATGTCATCAACAGCGCATTGGGACGACACCGTTTCGAAGACTCTGTACCGGGACAGGGGAACGTCGTCCGGTTACGGATGCCCCATGTGGCCGCAGACCGGGAGTTTTTCGGACGTGTCGAACAGGCGATGTGGCGTCCGCCGCGGGCACATCCTTCGCCCCAGAGAGGTCACGCGGAGACCGCAGGCAAGTTTCCGTTTCCGTATTTCGGCGACCTGGCTGTGCTCAGACTCGCCGAGCCCCCTCCCGACGGTGCGGAGCCGGCGCCCTTTCTTCCAGAGCGGGACGGGCACTCCGTCATAGCGCTATGGGCCAGCGGCCATCCCGCAACGACCATTACCGCAACGCCGCGTGCGGTAGCTGAGCCCTGGATCGTGCTGGACGTCGACGCAGGCGAGGCCCGGGAAGGACACAGCGGTGGGCCGCTCTGGGATCGAGACCGCGAGGCCGTCGTCGGGATCGTGGTCGCCACACACGTGGACGCGCCCGGCAAGAGCCCGGTGGCACGGTGCCCGCTGTACGCGATCGGCCTGCCCGCCATCGAGGCCGAGCTGCCGGACCTTCCACCGGTCGAGGTGCCCACAGCAGGACAGGGCCGGCAGCAGACGCTGGCCGCCCTGGAAAGGCTTTTGCCGGGCACTCAGGCCGTCCTGAAGTGTGAGGTCAGGCTGTCCGCCAAGCTTGGCAGGGAGTCCATCCATCAGGCAGCGGATCATCACCGGTTGCTTACCCTCGCCGTCGGCGTGCGACGCGGCGTGCCGGAACTGCTGGAAGTGGTCCGGGAGTACCTGATGGACACCGGCGCCCTCGGTTCCTCGGACGAAAAGGCCGCCTGGGACCGACTCCTGCGCGCGGCACGTGTGGTCAGCCCGAGGGAGACGCTCACGGCGCAACAGCGGCGTGAACTGGTCGGCCTTCTCACCCAGTGCCGTGAGACCGACCCCGAGGATCTGCTGCGTGCCGTACTCCCGTACGCCGACGAGTTGCCGTTGGTCTCTGGACTGATGGACGTCACTGACCTCCTCGAGGGGTACCCGTCCGACAACCGGTTGATGCCGCCGCTCCTCCAGGCAGTTGTCCGAATCAGCCTTGCAGAGCACTCCGTTGGGAATCCTCTGTCGGAGGAACTGGACGCCTGGGTCGACAGGGTGGCACCGCGGCTGGGAATACCTGAGGCCGCCGTCTACCAGTTCCGCGACGACATCCGTCCGACTCCCTGCGGCGGTCCCGCTGAGACCGCCGCAGCGTCTCCCCGCATCCAGGTCGAGTTGCTGCCCATCGCCCCCGGGCATCGCTTCACCTATCAGATATGGGTCTATAGCGGTGCCGACCGCCACGAGCTCGTCCTAGTGCAGGACTCGGAGGTATCCAGCGAGCAGGTAGTCGAAGGCGTCAGAGCAGTGCTGCGCACCAAGGTGCACGAGCACACGGATCAGGCTCTGGTGGAGTTCTTCCTGGCACCTCCTTGGCTGCGGCTCGACGTGGACACCTGGCATCTGAGGGGAAACGAAGAAGACGGCGACTTCTACCTGGGTATCAACCGTCGGGTCGTCCTGCGAAGTTCCGGACGGACGCGGGACACCTACGCCGGGTGGAAGCGGCGCACCAAAGCACTCCCGTTGTCCCGGCCTATCGTCCTCGACCAGCGCTCGGCACGCCCGGGCGTTGCCCAGGCGCAGCTCGAGGCGGTTCCGAACGCCGGCGTCGTCATCATGTGCTGCGAGCAGCAGCACCAGAACCAGGTGCTCCGGCAATGCCTCCAGGCGGGTGTGCACACCGTCCTGTGGCACCGGCAGGACCACGACACCGAGACAGCCAAACGGCTGCTCGAACTGGTGGAAGGCATCAGCCACACGAAGCTGCCGGAGACGGTACGGCTGGAACGGGCCAAAGCCCTGGCCGACCCCGACTGCCCGACCCACCACGGGCGTCGGCTTTCACTCCTGTACGACGGGCCGGACCACAGACCGCCACCGTTTGCTCCTGATGCCTGGGCCCTCACCCAGCCCTGAACACACATGCCAAGGAGAGCGACCGTGTCGCACAGCTCAGTGCCCGAGCACGACCCCAGCGCGGCAACCGAGGACTGGTGGGTGTTCCGTGGACCGGCCGAACTGCCCGCTCCGCCACCGTGGCGAAGCCTCTCCGGATCGCCGCGGACTCCGACGGCCCAGCAGTACCTACTGGGCCCGGAACACGTCGCAGTCGTCAACGCCGCACTCCACCTGCGCCGCCCTCTGCTGGTAACTGGGCGTCCCGGTACCGGCAAAAGTTCCCTCGCCCATGCCATCGCCGAAGATCTGGAACTGGGTGACGTACTGCGCTGGCCGGTCAACAGCCGCTCGACGCTGACGGACGCCCTCTACCGCTACGACGCCGTGGGCCGACTGCGCGAGACTACGCTGGAGCGCGAGACACGAGCCACGCGTGACGCTTCCAGGAAATTGAGGCATCGCACCAAAGGCCGCCGATCGGGCATCGGCGACTTCCTGCGACTCGGCCCGCTGGGCACGGCACTCGCTGCCACAGATCGCCCCCGAGTACTGCTCATCGACGAGTTGGACAAGGCCGACATCGATCTGCCGAACGACCTCCTCGTAGTACTGGAGGAGGGAGCGTTCGAGATCCCCGAACTCACGCGGCTTCCCGAGGACCAGCAGAGCGTCGACGTGCTGGTCACCGGCAGCAGGGAACGTGCCAAGGTGCACCGCGGAACCATGTCGTGCAGCCACTTTCCGATCGTGGTTATGACCAGCAACGGAGAACGAGACTTCCCCCCGGCCTTCCTCCGTCGCTGTGTGCGCCTCGATCTGCCGGACCCGGACGAGGAGAAGCTCCGCGACATCGTCCGCCTCCACCTTGGAGCCGAGGCGCTCGCCGACGCCGAGGACCTCATCCAGAACTTCCTGCAGAGAGCGGCCGTGCAGACCCTTGCCACCGATCAGCTCCTGGCCGCAGTTCACCTGCGCGTCACGGGAGCCGATCTGAGCCGCGAGCAGCTGATCAACGCCGTCATGCACCGTCTCGACGAGGCTTTCCCGGCGTGATCGACCGACTGCGAGGGGTCCTGGACGGTCTCGGCTACCCGCTCGGCGGCGAGGAGCTCCTGGACGTCCTCCTCCTGGCCCGTGTCATAGGAGGAGCCCGGACAGGAGCGGGCGACGCGACGGCGCCGGATCCGGCGGAGGCCGAAGAGGCCGGACCCCAGGCCGACGATGTCGGGCAGATAGACGATGAGCAGGGCTTCGACCCGACAGGTTCCGGACCTGCCCCCACGAGCCCGACGGAACAACCAGCAACGGGGCGACGCCGGTTCCTCCTCCCCGACAGCAGGACAGCCCAACCCGCCACCGGAACGGCCGCTCGTGCCGTGCGTGTCCCGGGTCCTCGGGCCTTGCCCGGAGCACACAACCTGGCCCGTTCGCTCCGACCCCTGCGCCAGCACCGGGATCACCTGCATCGGAAGGTCGTCGATGTGGAGGCCACCGTCAGGCTCACCGCGGAATCGGGCACCCTCGACGTGGTGCTGCGCCCCGAGCGAGAGCTGTGGCACGCAGCCGTACTCCTGGTCGACGACTCTGCGTCCATGCGCGTGTGGCGGTCACTGGTGCCAGAACTCGGCGGCCTGCTGGTACGCAGCGGCGATTTCCGCACCGTCCACGTCAGCAGATTCACCCCGCAGAAGCTAAGCCCCCGGCACCACAGGAACGGTGCCGGGGTATCGGTCACCTTCCTGCTGACGGACGGCGTTCATCCGGCCTGGACTAGCCCTGCGACAGCCGCCGCCGTCGCAGCCTGGGGAGCACGTGGGCCCGTCGCGGTTCTCAACCCGTTGCCGCAGCGCCTGTGGCGCGCCACGAGGTTTCAGCCGCAGCCGCACCTGCTCAGGGCAACCAAACGCTTCCCGACTACAGATCAGGTTCTGATGCTGGACCCCTTGACAGGTGAACGGGCGGAAGTCGTTTCGGACCGACTATCTCTGCCGGTGCTCGCCCTGTCGCCGTCCTCGCTGGCGTCGTGGGCGCAGCTGCTGACCGGGCCCGCCGTCCCCCACCTCGTCGAGGCAACAGCACTGGGGGCTCCGAGCGCCGGGGCGGCGGAAGCGGGACCTGCCCCGGCGACCGTACCGCCGGACCGGCTGATCGCCGTGTTCCGGGGGTCCTTTTCCCCGCAGGCCTACCGTCTGGCAGTTCGGCTTTCCGCGATCAGGCCCCTCAGCCCGCTCCTGATGCAACTCGTCCGCAGTGCCACCCTTCCCGAGGCCACCTCGGCACACGTCGCCGAGGTGCTGCTCGGGGGACTGCTGGAGCGTCTCGACGACGAGCAAACGCTCGAAGGGTTCCCGGAATCGCTGCGTAGAGACGGCCTCTACGACTTCCGGCCCGGTGTACGGGAACTCCTGTCCAGTGCGCTCAGCAGGACACAGACCCAAGAGATCACCGAGGCCGTGGGCCGAGCCCTCGAGCCGTACCTCGGCCGGCTGCCGGACTTCTCCGCGCTCATGGCCGATGCCTCGGGAACAATCAGACTGTCGGACGAGGCTTCGCCCTTCGCGGTGGTGGCC
The nucleotide sequence above comes from Streptomyces sp. NBC_01716. Encoded proteins:
- a CDS encoding CU044_2847 family protein — protein: MVLMGDVNLAFDDGSVVRLHLTPALEDISAMPERGTSQRETEASEPLDLPADFGSALPVSVNERAAQALTRGGEALAEALRPLGGVLDGIHQSFTESTRRPNEVTVEFGVTLGSDFSLGVFSGKGEASFTVSATWNFTDSPDVPVPEELPSLNRAAANGAASPSAS
- a CDS encoding AAA family ATPase, whose amino-acid sequence is MPRRATVSHSSVPEHDPSAATEDWWVFRGPAELPAPPPWRSLSGSPRTPTAQQYLLGPEHVAVVNAALHLRRPLLVTGRPGTGKSSLAHAIAEDLELGDVLRWPVNSRSTLTDALYRYDAVGRLRETTLERETRATRDASRKLRHRTKGRRSGIGDFLRLGPLGTALAATDRPRVLLIDELDKADIDLPNDLLVVLEEGAFEIPELTRLPEDQQSVDVLVTGSRERAKVHRGTMSCSHFPIVVMTSNGERDFPPAFLRRCVRLDLPDPDEEKLRDIVRLHLGAEALADAEDLIQNFLQRAAVQTLATDQLLAAVHLRVTGADLSREQLINAVMHRLDEAFPA
- a CDS encoding VMAP-C domain-containing protein translates to MIPSTHSDAALRRSFVSVQGQKEFVGAGVLISNSLVLTCAHVINSALGRHRFEDSVPGQGNVVRLRMPHVAADREFFGRVEQAMWRPPRAHPSPQRGHAETAGKFPFPYFGDLAVLRLAEPPPDGAEPAPFLPERDGHSVIALWASGHPATTITATPRAVAEPWIVLDVDAGEAREGHSGGPLWDRDREAVVGIVVATHVDAPGKSPVARCPLYAIGLPAIEAELPDLPPVEVPTAGQGRQQTLAALERLLPGTQAVLKCEVRLSAKLGRESIHQAADHHRLLTLAVGVRRGVPELLEVVREYLMDTGALGSSDEKAAWDRLLRAARVVSPRETLTAQQRRELVGLLTQCRETDPEDLLRAVLPYADELPLVSGLMDVTDLLEGYPSDNRLMPPLLQAVVRISLAEHSVGNPLSEELDAWVDRVAPRLGIPEAAVYQFRDDIRPTPCGGPAETAAASPRIQVELLPIAPGHRFTYQIWVYSGADRHELVLVQDSEVSSEQVVEGVRAVLRTKVHEHTDQALVEFFLAPPWLRLDVDTWHLRGNEEDGDFYLGINRRVVLRSSGRTRDTYAGWKRRTKALPLSRPIVLDQRSARPGVAQAQLEAVPNAGVVIMCCEQQHQNQVLRQCLQAGVHTVLWHRQDHDTETAKRLLELVEGISHTKLPETVRLERAKALADPDCPTHHGRRLSLLYDGPDHRPPPFAPDAWALTQP